Proteins encoded by one window of Paraburkholderia sprentiae WSM5005:
- a CDS encoding response regulator: MSHLAAPVAHRGTILIVDDTPANVGVVVDSLEARGIRVLVALDGIEALERAAFSQPDVILLDVKMPGIDGFETCRRLKHDERTRDIAVIFMTSLTANEDRVEGFSAGGVDYVTKPLRVDEMLARVGVHLELRVMHKQVLAQNRRLLAEVAVRKETEAALSQARDDLERRVALRTEELERANANLQAQIDERRRADARLQASEARFRAIVESSPVSLCITSMPEGRILYTNEPLRELFRMSEGMSANIADFYADRDEREHLIRHLKTEGSLRNWEVQFRRADGTQFWAMATARVATYDDAPAIYVGLNDITGRKQTEQELVESREQLRELSAYMEAIREEERKRIAMEIHDELGQLLTALKMDVSLLKMRIADDPEATKKADDMRELVESTISMVRNVASHLRPAALNFGIVSALEWLVDDFNRRNAIACELRIEGGEPVLSDPHATAVFRIVQASLTNVARHADATRVEVMLISTAARLELHVRDDGRGFDLQSARRDYSYGLLGMNERARMIGGSLSIDSDPGAGTTVSINVPLDDGPRP, translated from the coding sequence ATGAGCCATCTCGCCGCTCCAGTTGCGCATAGAGGAACGATCCTGATCGTCGACGATACGCCGGCAAATGTCGGCGTGGTCGTCGACAGTCTCGAGGCACGCGGCATTCGTGTGCTGGTGGCGCTCGACGGTATCGAAGCGTTGGAGCGCGCGGCCTTCTCGCAGCCCGATGTGATCCTGCTCGACGTGAAGATGCCGGGCATCGATGGTTTCGAGACCTGTCGGCGCCTGAAGCACGATGAGCGCACCCGCGATATCGCCGTCATATTCATGACTTCCCTGACGGCCAACGAAGATCGGGTCGAAGGCTTTTCGGCGGGCGGCGTCGATTATGTGACCAAGCCGTTGCGCGTCGACGAGATGCTGGCCCGGGTTGGCGTGCACCTCGAACTGCGCGTGATGCACAAGCAGGTTCTCGCGCAAAACCGGCGACTGCTCGCGGAAGTCGCCGTGCGCAAGGAAACGGAGGCTGCGCTCTCGCAAGCGCGCGACGATCTCGAACGGCGGGTCGCTTTGCGCACCGAAGAACTGGAGCGCGCCAACGCGAACTTGCAGGCACAGATCGACGAGCGGCGGCGCGCGGACGCGCGCCTGCAGGCAAGCGAGGCACGCTTTCGCGCGATCGTCGAATCGAGTCCGGTGTCGCTCTGCATCACGTCGATGCCGGAGGGGCGCATCCTGTACACGAACGAGCCGCTGCGCGAACTTTTCCGCATGAGCGAAGGCATGTCGGCCAATATCGCGGACTTCTACGCCGATCGAGACGAGCGCGAACATCTGATTCGACATCTGAAGACCGAAGGCAGCCTGCGTAATTGGGAGGTGCAGTTCCGGCGCGCCGACGGAACGCAGTTCTGGGCGATGGCGACAGCGCGCGTGGCGACCTACGACGACGCCCCGGCGATTTACGTCGGCCTGAACGACATCACGGGGCGCAAGCAGACAGAACAGGAACTCGTCGAGTCGCGCGAGCAGCTACGTGAGCTGTCCGCGTACATGGAAGCGATCCGCGAAGAGGAGAGAAAGCGAATCGCGATGGAGATTCACGACGAGCTTGGCCAGTTGCTGACCGCGCTCAAGATGGACGTGTCGCTGCTCAAGATGCGGATCGCGGACGACCCGGAAGCAACCAAGAAAGCCGACGACATGCGCGAACTGGTCGAGAGCACGATCTCGATGGTGCGCAATGTCGCGAGCCACTTGCGACCGGCTGCGCTCAACTTCGGTATCGTGTCGGCGCTGGAATGGCTCGTCGATGACTTCAACCGGCGCAATGCCATTGCCTGCGAGTTGCGCATCGAAGGCGGTGAGCCCGTGCTGTCGGACCCCCATGCGACGGCCGTGTTCCGCATCGTGCAGGCGTCGCTGACGAACGTCGCGCGCCACGCGGATGCGACGCGCGTGGAGGTGATGCTGATTTCGACGGCGGCGAGGCTCGAACTGCACGTGCGCGACGACGGACGCGGCTTCGATCTGCAGAGCGCGCGCCGCGACTATTCATACGGGCTGCTCGGCATGAACGAGCGGGCGCGCATGATCGGCGGATCGCTTTCGATCGACAGCGATCCGGGTGCGGGCACCACGGTTTCGATTAACGTTCCGCTCGATGACGGACCTCGACCATGA